The sequence ACCGTTTGGCACAGAACGATGACCGGCAAGCGGAACTGCTCCAGCGCTTTGGCGATCGCTTCTGGGAAGAGCTGGCAGCGGCCCTGGAGCGCGGGGACACCCTGGAGCGAAGCCAGGAGCTGCTCTGCGGCCTACTGCAGCAGGTGAAGCTGAACTACCTGGCTCAGGTCAACCGTGCCGGAATCGGTGCCTTGATGGAGGAGCTCGACGAGTTGACGGCGCCTGTACCCATTACCCCAGAGCCGCCTGCCACTCCTCAGGCTTGAAGCCCACCAGGGCCGAGCCTGACTCCGTCATCGCAAAGGGACGCTTGATGAGTTTTCCATCAGCGGCCAGAGCTGCCAGGGCCTCCTCGTCGCTCAGAGCAGCTACAGCCGCAGCACCAAGGGTGCGGTAGCTCTGCCCACTTGTGTTGAACAGGCGCTTTCGACCAACGCTGTTGCAGGCCAGCTGAAGATCCTCGAGGCTGGGAGGCTCCAAGGTGATGTCGACTAGATCGAGGTTGCCCTTCGCAACAGAAAAGCCCTGCTGGTCAAGCCAGTTCAGGGCTTTGCGGCAGGTACCGCATTTGGAATAACTGAAGAGCCGTAGACGGCCAGTGCTCACTTGCCCAGCAGGCTCTTGATGGCGCCCACGAGGCTGTTGGAGCCGCTGCCGGTGCCACCTTGGGGACGGGTTCTCACCGTCACATCACCATTGACGGTGGTGCGGCAGCTCAGGCGGTAGTTGGCGGGACGGTCAGCCAGGTAAACCTGCTCGACGTCGCTGCGGGGTGACAGGTTTTGCATCCCTTCAACCACCTCAACAACGCAGGTGCCGCACTGACCGACGCCACCGCAGTTATTGAGATTATTCAGACCGCCGTAGGGGTTCACCCCTGCGTCGACGGCCGCCTTGCGAAGGTTGGCTCCCTCGATGCATCCGACCTGCTGGCCTTCCTGTTCAAAACGGATGGTGGGCACGGTCGGGCGGGGATCTTCGGCGCCGACAAACTTAACCGGCCGGCGACGAACCTTGACGTTGTTTGGTTCGGCTGACACCAAATGCAGCCTCCTGCCGGGCTCCATCAGGCTGCCTAGCATTGGCCTTTCTCCGGCCCAAACGGTGCATCCATCGGGTTACGACCGTCTTCAAAGCCAAGTCATCCCCGGCTATGGAAGTCTGGCCCGCTTGGCGGTGGCCCTGCTCAGCAGCTCTCCAGCAGCCCAGGTTTCGGGTTCGTCGATTCTGGTAGCGGGCTGCGGCACCGGTGCTGAGTTGCTCGAAGCCATCGCGCAGCGTCCGGATTGGAACCTGACTGCGCTCGACCCCAGCGAGGAGATGTTGACTGCCTCCCGGCAACGGCTGGGTGAAGCTCCATCGATTAGCTGGCATCAAGCCACCGTTGAGGGATTTGTCGCAGGCGGTGAGGCTGCAGGCGGCTATGCCGGCGCCCTCTCAGTCCTGGTGCTGCAATCGCTCCCCGATGACGGCAGCAAGCTCGCCTACCTCAGCGCCCTGGCCAAGTGCCTCCAGCCAGGGGCCCAGTTGGTCTTGGTGGATTTGATGCGCAGTTCCCTCACCTCTTTGGAGCCCCAGCTGGATGCCGCGTGGGATCGTTTCCAGCGGGCCAGTGGACTGGACGTGACCCGAGAGCTCTTGCCCTCTGAGGGCCTGCATCCCATCGGTCTGGCGCGTCTAACCAGCTTGGTTAATGCGGCCGGCTTTGGTGATCCGGCGCGGGTCTTTCAAGCCCTCGGTTTTGAAGGGTTTTTGCTGCAGCGACAGGGCTAAAGCTGTTTTGCGGCGGCGCTGCAACGCTCGATCAGCGTGGGAACGGCGTCCGCATCGAGCCAGCCAAGGATGTCGACGACTCGCCCCTCCATGCTCTTGTAGGTCCGGAAGAACTCAGCCACCTCTTCCAGTTGCACCGGAGCCAATTGGCGGATGCTGTTGATCGCGCGTTGATTGGGATCAGCGGCAGGAACACAGAGGAGTTTTCCGTCGTGGGCTCCCTCATCGAGCATGTCGAGAATGCCGATGGGGCGAGCTTGAATGAGGCAGCCCGCAAAGGTGGGTTCATGCATGATCACCATCGCGTCCAGTGGAGCACCGTCCTCGGCGAGGGTGTTGGGAATGAACCCGTAATCGAAGGGATACCGCACCGAAGAGTGAAGGACCCGATCCAGGGCCATGACTCCAGCGGCTTCGTTGAACTCGTATTTATTGCGGCTTCCAGCTGGTATCTCCACCACCAGGTTCACTAGCCCTGGCTGCGGGGAAGCCTGCAGAGTGCGCAAGTCCATGGCTGGGTTGCTCGATCACGCCGGAAGGGGGGGCCGCGATCCGGGGTGGATTGGGTCGACTGCCGAGCACACTGGCGATGGGAATCACCACAGTGCAAATGGCGACCACAAAGCCCAGGAGAGGAGCGGCAGTGTCATAGATCGGGCTTGAACTGAAAGGTTCTTCGCTCGATTCACTCGCCAGGGGTGTGGATCTGCTGCTTGCGGCTTGCGGAGGCACTGAGGCCTGATCCGCTGGGGTGCTCGCAAGAGCGGATCCGCTGGTTCGGGGAGGGGGGTCTGAGTCCATTCAGGGGGTTAATGAAAACCCTCGAAAGAGATGAGTAACTGCATCCTGACATCCAGTGATGAGACTGTCAGGTGGGCGAGCTAACGATGGCCTAGGCCGCAGGGCGTTCCTGCTCGTGTTGATCGCGCCGGCTGTCGAGTGTGGTGGGGCTGAGGGCCGTGGCATCCAGCAGCTCACGGATCGTGCGCAGCTCATCAAGGATTGATCCCAACAGCTGCTGGGTGGCAGTCGATGGGGAGTTCAGCACCTCAACGGTGACTTCCTTGATCCGGAGGACGTCCCTGGCGAACCGAGCCACTTCATTGGGGTGGAACATCAACGGTTCCTTCTGGTCGCTTCGGTATTCGGGGTTGAGCTTCCGTGGATTGAAGGCCGGGTTCAGGTTGCGCGGGTCGGTGTTGGTGTAGCGATAGACCGATGCCCGCGAGCGGTTTAACGAGCGTTGGACCTCATCGATGGTGATCAGGTTTTCCGATTGCTCTGATGAATTGGCTGCTCCTTCTGCGCTGCTCTCGATGGCCGCTGCTGCACTCGCGACCACTTGACCCATTCCTGCAGAAAACGAATGGGGGGTCATGAGACGTGCTTGCGACAAATTGGATTCGGTTGGAAATTAGCAGGCTTTCCTCTCTG is a genomic window of Synechococcus sp. A10-1-5-1 containing:
- a CDS encoding 2Fe-2S iron-sulfur cluster-binding protein, whose product is MPTIRFEQEGQQVGCIEGANLRKAAVDAGVNPYGGLNNLNNCGGVGQCGTCVVEVVEGMQNLSPRSDVEQVYLADRPANYRLSCRTTVNGDVTVRTRPQGGTGSGSNSLVGAIKSLLGK
- a CDS encoding Spx/MgsR family RNA polymerase-binding regulatory protein: MSTGRLRLFSYSKCGTCRKALNWLDQQGFSVAKGNLDLVDITLEPPSLEDLQLACNSVGRKRLFNTSGQSYRTLGAAAVAALSDEEALAALAADGKLIKRPFAMTESGSALVGFKPEEWQAALG
- a CDS encoding inorganic diphosphatase codes for the protein MDLRTLQASPQPGLVNLVVEIPAGSRNKYEFNEAAGVMALDRVLHSSVRYPFDYGFIPNTLAEDGAPLDAMVIMHEPTFAGCLIQARPIGILDMLDEGAHDGKLLCVPAADPNQRAINSIRQLAPVQLEEVAEFFRTYKSMEGRVVDILGWLDADAVPTLIERCSAAAKQL
- a CDS encoding class I SAM-dependent methyltransferase; the protein is MHPSGYDRLQSQVIPGYGSLARLAVALLSSSPAAQVSGSSILVAGCGTGAELLEAIAQRPDWNLTALDPSEEMLTASRQRLGEAPSISWHQATVEGFVAGGEAAGGYAGALSVLVLQSLPDDGSKLAYLSALAKCLQPGAQLVLVDLMRSSLTSLEPQLDAAWDRFQRASGLDVTRELLPSEGLHPIGLARLTSLVNAAGFGDPARVFQALGFEGFLLQRQG